In Thermodesulfovibrionales bacterium, one genomic interval encodes:
- the rplK gene encoding 50S ribosomal protein L11 encodes MAKKVVAAQVKLQIPAGKANPAPPVGPALGPHGVNIMEFCKAFNAQTQAMGETIIPVILTVYSDRSFSFITKTPPASELIKKAAGIVKGSGTPNKEKVGKLTSDQVMAIARTKLPDLNAHSLEKAAAIIRGTARSMGVDIVE; translated from the coding sequence ATGGCTAAGAAGGTAGTTGCGGCCCAGGTGAAATTGCAGATACCTGCGGGAAAGGCGAATCCGGCACCCCCTGTCGGACCGGCGTTGGGTCCCCATGGCGTTAATATAATGGAATTCTGTAAGGCTTTTAATGCCCAGACTCAGGCGATGGGCGAAACGATCATTCCCGTTATCCTCACCGTGTATTCTGACCGGTCCTTCAGTTTCATAACAAAGACGCCTCCCGCTTCTGAACTCATTAAGAAGGCCGCCGGCATTGTGAAGGGGTCAGGTACTCCGAATAAAGAGAAGGTGGGCAAACTGACGTCAGATCAGGTGATGGCGATAGCAAGAACAAAATTGCCCGACCTCAATGCACACTCTTTGGAGAAGGCTGCTGCGATAATCCGTGGTACTGCAAGGAGCATGGGTGTTGACATTGTTGAGTGA